In the Streptomyces sp. NBC_00525 genome, one interval contains:
- a CDS encoding response regulator transcription factor: MRLLIVEDEKRLAVSLARGLTAEGFAVDVVHDGAEGLHLVLHGSYDLVILDIMLPSMNGYRVCAALRAAGHDVPVLMLTAKDGEYDEAEGLDTGADDYLTKPFSYVVLVARVRALLRRRGGSGSPVVTAGALRMDTAARRVHLGDDEIALTAKEFAVLEQLALRAGQVVSKAEILEHVWDFAYAGDPNIVEVYVSTLRRKLGPAAIRTVRGAGYRLEAP; this comes from the coding sequence ATGCGTCTGTTGATCGTGGAGGACGAGAAGCGGCTGGCGGTCTCGCTGGCCCGCGGGCTCACCGCCGAGGGGTTCGCCGTCGACGTCGTCCACGACGGCGCCGAGGGCCTGCACCTGGTGCTGCACGGCTCCTACGACCTGGTGATCCTCGACATCATGCTGCCCAGCATGAACGGCTACCGGGTCTGTGCCGCCCTGCGCGCCGCCGGACACGACGTGCCCGTCCTGATGCTGACCGCGAAGGACGGCGAGTACGACGAGGCGGAGGGCCTGGACACCGGCGCCGACGACTACCTGACCAAGCCGTTCAGCTACGTGGTGCTCGTCGCCCGCGTCCGCGCCCTGCTGCGCCGCAGGGGCGGCTCCGGCTCGCCCGTGGTCACCGCGGGCGCCCTGCGCATGGACACCGCGGCCCGCCGCGTCCACCTCGGCGACGACGAGATCGCCCTCACCGCCAAGGAGTTCGCGGTCCTCGAACAGCTCGCCCTGCGCGCCGGACAGGTCGTGAGCAAGGCGGAGATCCTGGAGCACGTCTGGGACTTCGCCTACGCGGGCGACCCCAACATCGTCGAGGTGTACGTCAGCACCCTGCGCCGCAAGCTCGGCCCGGCCGCCATCCGCACCGTACGCGGCGCCGGATACCGGCTGGAGGCGCCGTGA
- a CDS encoding sensor histidine kinase — protein MRSVRARAALGATVVVALALGAAGLAVLLVLRANLTDQAGLQAEVAAREVAGQLALGVPHDELDTGDEEEHPVQVTDEDGRVVAVSKDLEAISGTGTDRVAPQPPRPAPAPDDDDRDDDGGAAPDRGEVSADDPDFTNGTATVDGDRADYRFASVEATDPDGRTLTVHAGAPLAAEQRAVRSVRSAMLTGLPVVLLVVAGVTWLVTRRALRPVEGIRREMAAITASEDLGRRVPEPDSRDEVARLARTTNETLTALEASVERQRRFVADASHELRSPIASLRTQLEVGAAHPELLDVPGAVVDTVRLQALAADLLLLARLDAGERPGLTGLELGALVREEVSQRVGDRVPVAVSVRGGGPEVAGSRGQLARVLGNLLDNAERHAVRSVTVTVDREGGGVVVAVEDDGAGVPEAERERIFERFVRLDDARARDDGGAGLGLAIARDVAARHGGRLTVTDAPGGGARFELWLPSRTGSPAAGGA, from the coding sequence GTGAGGTCCGTACGGGCCAGGGCCGCGCTCGGCGCCACCGTCGTCGTCGCCCTCGCCCTGGGCGCCGCCGGGCTCGCCGTCCTGCTCGTCCTGCGCGCCAACCTCACCGACCAGGCGGGTCTCCAGGCCGAGGTGGCCGCCCGCGAGGTCGCCGGACAGCTCGCGCTGGGCGTGCCCCACGACGAGCTGGACACCGGCGACGAGGAGGAGCACCCGGTCCAGGTCACCGACGAGGACGGCCGCGTGGTCGCCGTCTCCAAGGACCTGGAGGCGATCTCCGGCACCGGCACCGACCGGGTCGCCCCGCAGCCGCCCCGGCCCGCCCCCGCGCCGGACGACGACGACCGCGACGACGACGGCGGCGCCGCCCCGGACCGGGGCGAGGTCTCCGCGGACGATCCGGACTTCACCAACGGCACCGCCACCGTGGACGGCGACCGCGCCGACTACCGGTTCGCGTCGGTCGAGGCCACGGACCCGGACGGGCGCACCCTGACCGTGCACGCCGGCGCCCCGCTCGCCGCCGAACAGCGGGCCGTACGCAGTGTGCGCTCCGCGATGCTGACCGGGCTGCCCGTGGTGCTGCTGGTCGTCGCCGGGGTGACCTGGCTGGTGACCCGGCGGGCGCTGCGGCCGGTGGAGGGCATCCGGCGCGAGATGGCGGCGATCACCGCCTCCGAGGACCTGGGCAGGCGGGTGCCGGAGCCGGACTCGCGGGACGAGGTCGCCCGGCTGGCCCGTACGACCAACGAGACGCTGACCGCGCTGGAGGCGTCCGTCGAGCGGCAGCGGCGCTTCGTGGCGGACGCCTCGCACGAACTGCGCAGCCCCATCGCCTCGCTGCGCACCCAGCTGGAGGTGGGCGCCGCGCATCCGGAGCTGCTGGACGTGCCGGGGGCGGTCGTCGACACCGTACGGCTCCAGGCGCTCGCCGCCGATCTGCTGCTGCTGGCCCGGCTGGACGCGGGGGAGCGGCCGGGCCTGACCGGGCTGGAGCTGGGGGCGCTGGTCCGGGAGGAGGTCTCCCAGCGGGTCGGCGACCGCGTGCCGGTCGCGGTGTCGGTGCGGGGCGGCGGACCGGAAGTGGCCGGGTCGCGCGGACAGTTGGCCCGGGTGCTCGGCAACCTGCTGGACAACGCCGAGCGGCACGCGGTGCGTTCGGTCACCGTCACGGTCGACCGGGAGGGCGGCGGGGTCGTCGTCGCGGTCGAGGACGACGGGGCGGGGGTGCCGGAGGCGGAGCGCGAGCGGATCTTCGAGCGCTTCGTGCGCCTCGACGACGCCCGCGCCCGCGATGACGGCGGGGCGGGCCTGGGCCTGGCCATCGCCCGCGATGTGGCCGCCCGGCACGGCGGCCGGCTCACCGTGACGGATGCGCCGGGGGGCGGGGCCCGCTTCGAACTGTGGCTGCCCTCGCGTACCGGCTCCCCGGCGGCCGGAGGGGCGTGA
- a CDS encoding MarR family winged helix-turn-helix transcriptional regulator: METETATRWLSDAEQCAWRTHLDVSRLLMHQLEKDLQPFGLTNNDYEILVNLSESDDRRMRMSDLAGATLQSKSRLSHQITRMETAGLVRRENCESDRRGLYAVLTEEGAETMRKVAPHHVASVRKHFMDLLSPEALAQLHAALTPVAEHLRGQRG; this comes from the coding sequence ATGGAGACCGAGACGGCCACCCGCTGGCTGAGCGACGCCGAGCAGTGCGCCTGGCGCACCCACCTGGACGTCAGCAGGCTGCTGATGCACCAGTTGGAGAAGGACCTCCAGCCGTTCGGGCTGACGAACAACGACTACGAGATCCTGGTCAACCTCTCGGAGTCGGACGACCGGCGGATGCGGATGAGCGATCTCGCGGGCGCCACCCTGCAGTCCAAGAGCCGGCTCTCGCACCAGATCACCCGTATGGAGACCGCGGGCCTGGTCCGCCGGGAGAACTGCGAGTCGGACCGCCGGGGCCTGTACGCGGTGCTCACGGAGGAGGGCGCGGAGACGATGCGCAAGGTCGCGCCGCACCACGTCGCGTCGGTCCGCAAGCACTTCATGGATCTGCTCTCCCCGGAGGCCCTGGCCCAACTGCACGCCGCGCTCACGCCGGTGGCGGAGCACCTGCGGGGCCAGCGGGGCTGA
- a CDS encoding AIM24 family protein has protein sequence MNAPVVFDPMTLPADDNVNAYTFCVELKGSQWFLQKGKMIAYYGQIKFDGIGHGRFERLVRASFHSPLHASDWVVAEGSGKMLLADRAFDVNSYDLDDGNLTIRSGNLLAYQPSLALKQSIVPGFLTLIGTGKFVAASNGPVVFMEPPLRVDPQALVGWADCPSPCHHYDHGYMTGVMGGLRALTGIGGASGEEHQFEFAGAGTVLLQSTEALMPEQPTGPVPHQAGVPGGGQHGSTPRAPGQLGDLQRRFGL, from the coding sequence GTGAACGCCCCCGTGGTCTTTGATCCGATGACGCTGCCGGCGGACGACAACGTCAACGCGTACACCTTCTGCGTGGAGCTCAAGGGGAGCCAGTGGTTCCTGCAGAAGGGCAAGATGATCGCCTACTACGGGCAGATCAAGTTCGACGGCATCGGACACGGCCGGTTCGAGCGGCTGGTCCGGGCGAGCTTCCACTCGCCGCTGCACGCGAGCGACTGGGTGGTCGCCGAGGGCAGCGGCAAGATGCTGCTCGCGGACCGGGCGTTCGATGTGAACTCCTACGACCTGGACGACGGGAACCTGACGATCCGGTCCGGGAACCTGCTCGCGTACCAGCCGTCGCTGGCGCTGAAGCAGTCGATCGTGCCGGGGTTCCTGACGCTGATCGGCACGGGGAAGTTCGTCGCCGCGTCCAACGGCCCGGTGGTGTTCATGGAGCCGCCGCTGCGCGTCGACCCGCAGGCACTGGTGGGCTGGGCGGACTGCCCCTCCCCCTGCCACCACTACGACCACGGCTACATGACCGGCGTGATGGGCGGGCTGCGCGCCCTCACCGGAATCGGCGGCGCCTCCGGCGAGGAGCACCAGTTCGAGTTCGCGGGCGCCGGCACGGTGCTGCTCCAGTCCACCGAGGCGCTGATGCCCGAACAGCCGACGGGCCCGGTACCCCACCAGGCGGGCGTCCCCGGCGGCGGTCAACACGGGTCCACCCCCCGCGCCCCCGGTCAGCTGGGGGACCTCCAGCGTCGCTTCGGTTTGTGA
- a CDS encoding AIM24 family protein, whose translation MPFREINSRMVEATVAPGQKMFSQRGAMLAYRGEVSFTPNIQGGQGGVMSMIGRRLANEATPLMTVEGNGTVMFGHGGHHIQVINLSGDTLYVEADRLLAFDGTLRQGTMFMGSQGGVMGMVRGQVTGQGLFTTTLQGHGAVAVMAHGGVIELPITPGRAVHVDPQAYVAHHGDVRNKLSTALGWREMVGRGSGEGFQLELSGSGAVYVQASEEKL comes from the coding sequence ATGCCGTTCCGAGAGATCAACTCCAGGATGGTCGAGGCGACGGTGGCGCCCGGCCAGAAGATGTTCAGCCAGCGCGGGGCGATGCTCGCCTACCGGGGCGAGGTGTCGTTCACCCCGAACATCCAGGGCGGCCAGGGCGGCGTGATGTCGATGATCGGCCGCCGGCTGGCGAACGAGGCGACCCCGCTGATGACGGTCGAGGGCAACGGCACGGTGATGTTCGGCCACGGCGGCCACCACATCCAGGTCATCAACCTCTCCGGGGACACCCTGTACGTGGAGGCCGACCGGCTGCTCGCCTTCGACGGGACGCTCCGGCAGGGCACGATGTTCATGGGTTCGCAGGGCGGCGTGATGGGCATGGTGCGCGGCCAGGTGACCGGCCAGGGCCTGTTCACCACGACGCTCCAGGGCCACGGCGCGGTGGCGGTGATGGCGCACGGCGGCGTCATCGAACTGCCGATCACGCCCGGCCGCGCGGTGCATGTCGACCCCCAGGCGTACGTCGCCCACCACGGCGACGTGCGCAACAAGCTCTCCACCGCGCTCGGCTGGCGCGAGATGGTGGGACGCGGCTCGGGCGAGGGCTTCCAGCTGGAACTGAGCGGCAGTGGTGCGGTGTACGTCCAGGCGTCGGAGGAGAAGCTGTGA
- a CDS encoding AIM24 family protein → MFRLEGSKTLAVDLAGDAVKAKNGSMVAYEGQMSFKKMTGGGEGLRGMVTRRLTGESMAVMQVTGQGTCYFADRASEINLVSLHGDKLYVEASNLLCTDAGLRTGTTFTGLRGGATGNGLFTTTVEGTGQAAIMSDGTAVVLRVSAQYPLFVDPGAYIAHQGNLQQHFQSGVNFRTLIGEGSGESFQIRFEGEGLVYVQPSERNTIGGNV, encoded by the coding sequence ATGTTCCGGCTTGAGGGAAGCAAGACGCTCGCGGTCGATCTGGCCGGCGATGCCGTCAAGGCGAAGAACGGCTCGATGGTCGCGTACGAGGGCCAGATGTCGTTCAAGAAGATGACGGGCGGCGGTGAGGGGCTGCGCGGCATGGTGACGCGCCGGCTGACCGGTGAGTCGATGGCCGTGATGCAGGTCACCGGGCAGGGCACCTGCTACTTCGCGGACCGGGCGAGCGAGATCAACCTCGTCTCGCTGCACGGCGACAAGCTGTACGTGGAGGCGAGCAACCTGCTCTGCACCGACGCGGGGCTGCGCACCGGCACCACGTTCACCGGGCTGCGCGGCGGCGCGACGGGCAACGGCCTGTTCACGACCACCGTGGAGGGGACCGGCCAGGCGGCGATCATGTCGGACGGCACGGCCGTGGTGCTGCGGGTCTCGGCGCAGTACCCGCTGTTCGTCGATCCGGGCGCGTACATCGCCCACCAGGGCAATCTCCAGCAGCACTTCCAGTCCGGGGTGAACTTCCGGACACTGATCGGCGAGGGCTCGGGCGAGTCCTTCCAGATCCGTTTCGAGGGCGAGGGACTGGTCTACGTGCAGCCCAGCGAGCGGAACACGATCGGGGGGAACGTCTGA
- a CDS encoding DUF3817 domain-containing protein: protein MDIKTATALHRLRLISIPEALSFPALILFGSVLSRVSDIDFLMMPLGMLHGVLFVIYVVLLLDVWAKTKWPLKRVAFFFVLCVLPFGGLYGDKVLKRYEADSVIAARARREGTVSA from the coding sequence GTGGACATCAAGACCGCCACCGCCCTGCACCGGCTGCGCCTCATCTCGATTCCCGAGGCGCTGTCCTTCCCCGCCCTGATCCTGTTCGGCTCGGTTCTCAGCCGGGTCTCGGACATCGACTTCCTGATGATGCCGCTCGGCATGCTGCACGGCGTGCTCTTCGTCATCTACGTCGTGCTGCTGCTCGACGTGTGGGCGAAGACCAAGTGGCCGCTCAAGCGCGTCGCGTTCTTCTTCGTGCTCTGCGTGCTGCCTTTCGGCGGCCTGTACGGCGACAAGGTGCTCAAGCGCTACGAGGCGGACAGCGTCATCGCCGCCCGCGCCCGCCGGGAAGGCACGGTCAGCGCATGA
- a CDS encoding MTH1187 family thiamine-binding protein yields MIVAFSVSPLGVGEDVGEYVADAVRVVRESGLPNRTDAMFTSIEGEWDEVMDVVKRAVAAVEARAGRVSLVLKADIRPGVTDGLTSKVETVERYLAQ; encoded by the coding sequence ATGATCGTCGCGTTCTCCGTCAGCCCGCTCGGGGTCGGTGAGGACGTCGGCGAGTACGTCGCCGACGCCGTCCGCGTCGTCCGCGAGTCGGGGCTGCCCAACCGCACGGACGCCATGTTCACCTCGATCGAGGGGGAGTGGGACGAGGTCATGGACGTCGTCAAGCGTGCCGTGGCCGCCGTCGAGGCACGGGCCGGGCGGGTCTCGCTCGTCCTCAAGGCGGACATCCGCCCCGGTGTCACGGACGGGCTGACGTCGAAGGTCGAGACGGTCGAGCGGTACCTCGCGCAGTGA
- a CDS encoding ArsR/SmtB family transcription factor produces the protein MSFQLHFDESDLLRCRFALSPLFETQAAVRVLARPAQQGYHLPWLRSIRDAAAGLELGPLWLLMPDGGHCPDFFSPPPMGPLASFDEEIAAVRSVDPELARQDIAASLDQRPQARDSAAGRALLADPARAVRELADLLERAWRLLIEPHWPRLRALLEADVAYHSRRLAAVGFERLLGELSPRLSWSDSTLTVSGTRSAHSRVLSGRGLVLMPSVFVWPDTVGGFEDPWLPAVIYPARGIGGLWTEPGASTPQALARLLGRGRAEVLCALDEPAGPTVLAHRLGLAPSSVSEHLSVLRAAGLLTSRRYGHQVLYERTPLGIALAAQE, from the coding sequence ATGTCCTTCCAGCTGCACTTCGACGAGAGCGATCTGCTGCGCTGCCGCTTCGCGCTCTCGCCCCTGTTCGAGACCCAGGCGGCGGTACGGGTGCTGGCGCGGCCCGCCCAGCAGGGCTACCACCTGCCGTGGCTGCGGAGCATCCGGGACGCGGCGGCCGGTCTCGAACTGGGGCCGCTGTGGCTGCTGATGCCGGACGGCGGGCACTGCCCGGACTTCTTCTCGCCGCCGCCGATGGGCCCGCTCGCCTCCTTCGACGAGGAGATCGCCGCCGTGCGGTCGGTCGATCCGGAGCTGGCCCGGCAGGACATCGCGGCCTCGCTCGACCAGCGGCCGCAGGCGCGGGATTCGGCCGCGGGGCGGGCGCTGCTCGCCGACCCGGCGCGCGCCGTGCGGGAGTTGGCGGACCTGCTGGAGCGGGCCTGGCGGCTGCTGATCGAACCGCACTGGCCCCGGCTGCGGGCGCTGCTGGAGGCGGACGTGGCGTACCACTCGCGCCGGCTGGCGGCGGTCGGGTTCGAGCGGCTGCTCGGTGAGCTGAGCCCGCGGCTGAGCTGGTCGGACTCCACGCTCACGGTCAGCGGGACCAGGAGCGCCCACTCACGGGTGCTGAGCGGGCGGGGGCTGGTCCTGATGCCGTCCGTGTTCGTCTGGCCGGACACGGTGGGCGGCTTCGAGGACCCCTGGCTGCCGGCCGTGATCTACCCGGCGCGCGGCATCGGGGGCCTGTGGACGGAGCCGGGCGCGAGCACCCCGCAGGCGCTGGCCCGGCTGCTCGGGCGGGGGCGGGCGGAGGTGCTGTGCGCGCTGGACGAGCCGGCCGGGCCGACCGTGCTGGCGCACCGGCTGGGCCTGGCGCCGTCGTCGGTGTCGGAGCACCTGTCGGTGCTGCGGGCGGCCGGACTGCTGACCTCGCGCCGCTACGGGCACCAGGTGCTGTACGAGCGGACGCCGCTGGGGATCGCGCTGGCCGCCCAGGAGTGA
- a CDS encoding MFS transporter — MPRDTTDPRPGSPGDPGTPARPTGPAALPAPPPERTGPPDPSRPPALRAGGGTPQTREARETPDTSETPVAPDTPAAPDTPATRGYRPVFAVREFRAVFAAHLLSLLGVIVSELALTVLVYDLTSSPLLSALTFALGMLPYLVGGTLFAGIADRYPARRVLVGCDLVCAACVAVMVLPGTPVAGLLVLRCLVAAVSPVFTGARMAALTDILGEGELYVLGRSLLRIVSQGSLLAGFGVGGVLLTVVSPRGAITVTAVTFLCSAALLRFGTRDRPARTGDGSGSSLLRDSLSGARLVLGHRRVRALMLLFWLPPMFIVAPEALAAPYADEIGVGPAALGLLMCAMPVGHIASELYAGSALRPRTRERIVLPLAAAGLLPLLVYGLTPGVAGAAAALVVAGASSAYVIGLDQWFVAAVPEELRGRAMTLLTAGLMTIQGVGMALAGLAAEFFPVHGVVAGAAVLGTLCLLPLVAEVRRTAPGTASGAGPVIAPGNGTRTEVRDREDRQVPHG, encoded by the coding sequence ATGCCGAGAGACACCACCGATCCCCGGCCGGGCAGCCCCGGCGACCCCGGAACCCCTGCCCGGCCCACCGGACCGGCCGCACTCCCGGCCCCGCCCCCGGAGCGCACCGGCCCCCCTGACCCGAGCCGGCCACCGGCGCTCCGGGCCGGCGGCGGGACACCGCAGACGCGCGAGGCGCGCGAGACACCTGATACGTCCGAGACACCCGTGGCACCCGACACACCAGCGGCACCCGACACACCAGCGACGCGCGGGTACCGGCCCGTCTTCGCCGTCCGTGAGTTCCGCGCGGTGTTCGCCGCGCATCTGCTCTCGCTCCTCGGCGTCATCGTCAGCGAACTCGCCCTCACCGTCCTCGTCTACGACCTCACCTCCTCACCCCTGCTCAGCGCGCTGACCTTCGCGCTCGGCATGCTCCCGTACCTCGTCGGCGGCACCCTCTTCGCCGGGATCGCCGACCGCTACCCCGCCCGCCGGGTGCTGGTCGGCTGCGACCTGGTCTGCGCGGCCTGTGTCGCCGTGATGGTCCTGCCGGGCACCCCCGTCGCCGGACTGCTGGTGCTGCGCTGCCTGGTCGCGGCCGTCTCGCCGGTCTTCACCGGGGCCCGGATGGCCGCGCTCACCGACATCCTGGGCGAGGGCGAGCTGTACGTCCTGGGGCGCTCGCTGCTGCGGATCGTCTCGCAGGGCTCGCTGCTCGCCGGATTCGGCGTCGGCGGGGTGCTGCTGACCGTGGTCTCGCCGCGCGGCGCGATCACCGTCACCGCCGTCACCTTCCTCTGCTCGGCCGCGCTGCTGCGCTTCGGCACCCGCGACCGGCCCGCCCGCACGGGGGACGGGTCCGGCTCCTCGCTGCTGCGCGACTCGCTCTCCGGCGCCCGGCTGGTCCTCGGCCACCGCCGCGTCCGCGCGCTGATGCTGCTGTTCTGGCTGCCCCCGATGTTCATCGTCGCGCCGGAGGCGCTGGCCGCGCCGTACGCCGACGAGATCGGCGTCGGCCCGGCCGCGCTCGGGCTGCTGATGTGCGCGATGCCCGTCGGGCACATCGCCTCCGAGCTGTACGCGGGTTCCGCGCTGCGGCCCCGGACCCGGGAGCGGATCGTGCTGCCGCTCGCCGCCGCCGGTCTGCTGCCCCTCCTGGTGTACGGGCTGACGCCGGGCGTCGCCGGGGCCGCCGCCGCGCTCGTGGTGGCCGGCGCCTCCTCCGCGTACGTGATCGGCCTCGACCAGTGGTTCGTGGCGGCCGTCCCGGAGGAGCTGCGCGGGCGTGCGATGACCCTGCTCACCGCCGGGCTGATGACGATCCAGGGCGTCGGGATGGCGCTCGCCGGGCTCGCGGCGGAGTTCTTCCCGGTGCACGGGGTGGTCGCGGGGGCGGCCGTGCTGGGCACCCTGTGCCTGTTGCCGCTGGTGGCCGAGGTACGCAGAACCGCGCCCGGAACCGCGTCCGGGGCCGGACCCGTAATCGCACCCGGGAACGGGACCCGGACCGAAGTGCGAGACAGGGAGGACCGGCAAGTTCCCCATGGGTAA
- a CDS encoding MarR family winged helix-turn-helix transcriptional regulator produces the protein MPKPLSLPFDPIARADELWQQRWGPVPSMGAITSIMRAQQILLAEVDAVVKPYGLTFARYEALVLLTFSKAGELPMSKIGERLMVHPTSVTNTVDRLVRSGLVDKRPNPNDGRGTLASITDKGREVVESATRDLVAMEFGLGVYDAEECAEIFALLRPLRIAAQDFEEI, from the coding sequence GTGCCGAAGCCGCTCAGCCTTCCCTTCGATCCCATCGCCCGCGCCGACGAGCTCTGGCAGCAGCGCTGGGGCCCCGTCCCGTCCATGGGCGCGATCACCTCGATCATGCGGGCGCAGCAGATCCTGCTCGCCGAGGTGGACGCCGTCGTCAAGCCGTACGGGCTGACCTTCGCGCGCTACGAGGCGCTGGTGCTGCTCACCTTCTCCAAGGCCGGCGAGCTGCCGATGTCCAAGATCGGTGAGCGGCTGATGGTGCACCCGACGTCGGTGACCAACACGGTGGACCGGCTGGTGCGCTCCGGCCTGGTCGACAAGCGCCCCAACCCGAACGACGGCCGGGGCACGCTTGCGTCGATCACCGACAAGGGCCGCGAGGTCGTCGAGTCGGCCACCCGAGACCTGGTGGCGATGGAGTTCGGGCTCGGGGTGTACGACGCCGAGGAGTGCGCCGAGATCTTCGCGCTGCTGCGGCCCCTGCGCATCGCCGCGCAGGACTTCGAGGAGATCTGA
- a CDS encoding DUF3817 domain-containing protein, with protein sequence MKRSVLTRYRVMAYVTAVMLLILCVCMIFKYGFDKGEGLTLVVSQIHGVLYIIYLIFAFDLGSKAKWPMGKLLWVLISGTIPTAAFFVERRIVREVEPLVADATPAAPANV encoded by the coding sequence ATGAAACGCAGTGTGCTGACCCGATACCGGGTGATGGCTTACGTCACCGCCGTCATGTTGCTGATCCTCTGCGTGTGCATGATCTTCAAATACGGCTTCGACAAGGGTGAGGGCCTGACGCTCGTCGTCTCCCAGATCCACGGTGTGCTGTACATCATCTACCTGATCTTCGCCTTCGACCTGGGGTCCAAGGCGAAGTGGCCGATGGGGAAGCTGCTCTGGGTGCTGATCTCGGGCACCATTCCGACGGCCGCGTTCTTCGTCGAGCGCAGGATCGTCCGTGAGGTCGAGCCGCTGGTCGCCGACGCGACGCCGGCAGCCCCTGCGAACGTCTGA
- a CDS encoding acyl-CoA mutase large subunit family protein, whose translation MDAEAIEEGRRRWQARYDKARKREADFTTLSGDPVEPVYGPRPGDAYEGFERIGWPGEYPFTRGLHPTGYRGRTWTIRQFAGFGNAEQTNERYKMILAAGGGGLSVAFDMPTLMGRDSDDARALGEVGHCGVAIDSAADMEVLFKDIPLGDVTTSMTISGPAVPVFCMYLVAAERQGVDPAVLNGTLQTDIFKEYIAQKEWLFQPEPHLRLIGDLMEHCASSIPAYKPLSVSGYHIREAGATAAQELAYTLADGFGYVELGLSRGLDVDTFAPGLSFFFDAHLDFFEEIAKFRAARRIWARWMKETYGAKTDKAQWLRFHTQTAGVSLTAQQPYNNVVRTAVEALSAVLGGTNSLHTNALDETLALPSEQAAEIALRTQQVLMEETGVANVADPLGGSWYVEQLTDRIEADAEKIFEQIKERGTRAHPDGQHPVGPITSGILRGIEDGWFTGEIAESAFRYQQALEKGEKLVVGVNAHHGSVTGDLEILRVSHEVEREQVRALGARKEARDDARVRAALDTMLAAARDGSNMIAPMLDAVRAEATLGEICGVLRDEWGVYTEPAGF comes from the coding sequence ATGGACGCTGAAGCGATCGAGGAAGGCCGCCGCCGCTGGCAGGCCCGTTACGACAAGGCCCGCAAGCGTGAGGCCGACTTCACCACGCTGTCCGGGGACCCGGTCGAGCCCGTGTACGGCCCCCGGCCGGGGGACGCGTACGAGGGCTTCGAACGGATCGGCTGGCCCGGTGAGTACCCCTTCACCCGGGGGCTGCACCCGACCGGATACCGGGGCCGCACCTGGACCATCCGCCAGTTCGCCGGCTTCGGCAACGCCGAGCAGACCAACGAGCGCTACAAGATGATCCTGGCCGCCGGCGGCGGCGGGCTGAGCGTCGCCTTCGACATGCCGACCCTGATGGGCCGCGACTCCGACGACGCCCGCGCCCTCGGCGAGGTCGGCCACTGCGGCGTCGCCATCGACTCCGCCGCCGACATGGAGGTCCTGTTCAAGGACATCCCGCTCGGCGACGTCACGACGTCGATGACCATCAGCGGTCCGGCCGTCCCCGTCTTCTGCATGTACCTGGTCGCCGCCGAACGCCAGGGCGTGGACCCGGCCGTCCTCAACGGCACGCTCCAGACGGACATCTTCAAGGAGTACATCGCGCAGAAGGAGTGGCTGTTCCAGCCCGAGCCCCATCTGCGCCTCATCGGCGACCTGATGGAGCACTGCGCGAGCTCCATCCCCGCCTACAAGCCGCTCTCCGTCTCCGGGTACCACATCCGCGAGGCCGGGGCGACGGCCGCCCAGGAGCTGGCGTACACCCTCGCCGACGGCTTCGGCTACGTGGAGCTGGGCCTCTCGCGCGGCCTCGACGTGGACACCTTCGCTCCCGGCCTCTCCTTCTTCTTCGACGCGCACCTCGACTTCTTCGAGGAGATCGCCAAGTTCCGCGCCGCCCGCCGCATCTGGGCCCGCTGGATGAAGGAGACGTACGGCGCGAAGACCGACAAGGCGCAGTGGCTGCGCTTCCACACCCAGACCGCCGGTGTTTCGCTCACCGCGCAGCAGCCGTACAACAACGTCGTACGCACCGCCGTCGAGGCGCTGTCCGCCGTCCTCGGCGGCACCAACTCGCTGCACACCAACGCCCTCGACGAGACCCTGGCGCTCCCCTCCGAGCAGGCCGCCGAGATCGCGCTGCGCACCCAGCAGGTGCTGATGGAGGAGACCGGCGTCGCCAACGTGGCCGACCCGCTGGGCGGTTCCTGGTACGTGGAGCAGCTCACCGACCGCATCGAGGCAGACGCGGAGAAGATCTTCGAGCAGATCAAGGAGCGCGGCACCCGCGCCCACCCGGACGGGCAGCACCCGGTCGGCCCGATCACCTCCGGCATCCTGCGCGGCATCGAGGACGGCTGGTTCACCGGCGAGATCGCCGAGTCCGCCTTCCGCTACCAGCAGGCGCTGGAGAAGGGCGAGAAGCTGGTCGTCGGCGTCAACGCGCACCACGGCTCGGTCACCGGCGACCTGGAGATCCTCCGGGTCAGCCACGAGGTCGAGCGCGAACAGGTCCGCGCGCTCGGCGCCCGCAAGGAGGCCCGCGACGACGCCCGCGTCCGGGCCGCCCTGGACACGATGCTGGCCGCCGCCCGCGACGGCTCCAACATGATCGCCCCGATGCTCGACGCGGTCCGCGCGGAGGCGACCCTGGGCGAGATCTGCGGCGTCCTGCGCGACGAGTGGGGCGTCTACACAGAACCGGCGGGCTTCTGA